From a single Carassius auratus strain Wakin chromosome 38, ASM336829v1, whole genome shotgun sequence genomic region:
- the slc4a11 gene encoding solute carrier family 4 member 11 isoform X3 has translation MKSDEDGKDMRGVTVNRFAEEAPSSGMAKNGYFYQEMEQREREEHEEGSEEREEGQDSPIPSGDDIHLYGNQTHQGGTESDVHGCVLLNTSRRYVKLMNFEEEVRAHRDLDGFLERASILLHEDEASLDDVLKTMLLHVSQDPHTAEPSCNFEEIMSSLFTDAGSQEVNVHLLSETLQCVTATATGIQYQQSWLCILCNVKNLQRRHVCISRLDRPQNWGENCAEVRYVILILAPSKMKSTKTAMELGRTFASMFSDISFRQKLLESKTQEEFKEALLIQRYHLTAAKRKTTAVEGEETDPHSQKPLKSAESVFSHLVSLSLLCRGPCCRDFFRVGRGIYEDLCRRLPLYPSDFTDGLVGNNKALVKFMTTSIFLYIAVLLPAIAFGSLNDESTRGEIDVQKTIIGQSIGGIIYSLCAGSPLVIPLTTAPIAIFISVIRGICDDYELDFAAFYACIGLWNSLFLIMGGVFNLSLLVKLFKRSIEEVIALFISIAFVADAVKGTVKIFHEFYHAPTLANGSAAELNRISGSLHLGEPNMTETGPVTLPESFILCTRARPLLFLLLMLGTLWVGYTLYQFRRSPFLHVKMREILSDCALPISVLVFSYVGSYVFNDIALPVFNFHEGPVFQIAPLDKLSGASVLSAMGLGFLLFLLIFIDQNIVVSLTNAPENRLLKGTAYHWDLTLSGLINILMSVLGLPWMHAAFPHSTLHVRQLAIVEERVEGGHLYETIVSVKETRVTSLVANILIGVSLFLLPVPLQWIPKPVLYGLFLYIALTSIDGNQMCDRMALLLKEQTSYPPAHYIRKVPQRKIHYFTFLQMVQLLFLCAFGMYPLPYMKMIFPLLMFILIPIRNYLLPRIIDAKYLDIMDAQRM, from the exons AATCTGATGTCCACGGCTGTGTGCTGCTTAACACGTCTCGAAGG TATGTGAAGCTGATGAACTTCGAGGAGGAAGTGCGAGCTCACAGGGATCTGGATGGGTTTCTGGAGAGGGCAAGTATTCTGCTGCACGAGGACGAGGCCTCTCTAGACGACGTGTTAAAGACGATGCTCCTCCACGTCTCGCAGGACCCTCACACCGCTGAGCCCAGCTGCAACTTCGAGGAGATCATGAGCTCCCTCTTCACAGACGCAGGGTCACAGGAAGTCaatg TGCATCTATTGTCAGAGACGCTGCAGTGTGTGACGGCCACAGCCACAGGGATCCAGTACCAGCAGTCTTGGCTTTGTATCCT CTGTAATGTGAAGAACCTGCAGAGGCGGCACGTGTGTATATCACGCCTGGATCGTCCACAGAACTGGGGGGAAAACTGTGCAGAAGTTCGCTATGTTATCCTTATTCTGGCACCTTCAAAGatg AAAAGCACTAAGACGGCGATGGAGCTGGGCAGGACGTTCGCCAGCATGTTCTCAGACATCTCCTTCAGACAGAAGCTGCTAGAGAGTAAAACCCAAGAGGAGTTCAAAGAGGCACTGCTCATCCAGAGGTACCACCTGACCGCTGCCAAGCGTAAAACCACGGCTGTGGAGGGCGAAGAGACAGACCCACACAGTCAAAAACCACTGAAG TCTGCAGAATCTGTGTTCTCTCAtcttgtgtctctctctctgctgtgcaGGGGGCCCTGT TGTAGAGATTTTTTCAGAGTGGGCAGAGGAATCTATGAGGATCTGTGTCGCCGACTGCCTCTCTACCCGTCTGACTTCACTGATG gattaGTGGGTAATAACAAAGCCCTGGTCAAGTTCATGACGACGTCCATCTTCCTCTACATCGCTGTGCTGCTTCCCGCCATTGCTTTTGGCTCACTCAATGACGAGAGCACTCGGGGCGAGATTG AtgttcagaagacaatcatcGGGCAGAGTATAGGTGGAATCATCTACTCATTGTGTGCTGGCTCTCCTCTCGTCATTCCACTGACCACGGCGCCCATCGCTATTTTCATCAGCG TGATTAGGGGGATCTGTGATGATTATGAGCTGGACTTTGCAGCATTTTATGCATGTATCGGCCTATGGAACAGCCTCTTCCTCATCATGGGAGGAGTCTTCAACCTTAGCCTGCTTGTTAAGCTTTTCAagag GTCTATAGAGGAGGTGATAGCTTTGTTCATTTCCATTGCTTTTGTAGCAGATGCAGTTAAGGGCACCGTCAAGA TCTTTCATGAGTTCTACCATGCTCCCACTTTGGCCAATGGGAGTGCGGCGGAGCTGAATCGCATCAGTGGAAGTTTACATTTAGGGGAACCGAACATGACAGAGACGGGGCCCGTGACTCTCCCAGAATCCTTCATCCTGTGCACGCGGGCACGGCCTCTTCTCTTTCTACTCCTCATGCTGGGCACACTGTGGGTGGGATACACACTCTACCAGTTCAGGAGGAG TCCGTTTCTGCATGTGAAGATGAGAGAGATTCTGTCCGACTGTGCTCTGCCTATCTCAGTGCTTGTCTTCTCATATGTGGGATCATACGTCTTCAACGACATTGCCT TGCCGGTGTTTAACTTCCATGAAGGTCCGGTGTTTCAGATAGCCCCACTGGATAAGCTGAGCGGAGCGAGTGTTCTGAGCGCAATGGGTCTGGGCTTCCTCCTGTTTCTCCTCATCTTCATCGACCAGAACATCGTTGTTTCTCTCACAAATGCACCTGAAAACAG GTTACTGAAGGGCACGGCGTATCACTGGGACCTGACTCTGTCTGGCTTGATTAATATTTTGATGTCTGTGCTGGGCTTGCCGTGGATGCATGCTGCGTTCCCGCACTCCACTCTGCACGTCAGACAGCTAGCCATCGTGGAGGAAAGGGTGGAGGGAGGACACCTCTACGAGAC taTAGTGAGTGTGAAGGAGACGCGGGTGACCTCGCTTGTGGCTAACATCCTGATAGGTGTAAGCTTGTTTCTGCTGCCAGTGCCCCTGCAGTGGATTCCTAAGCCTGTGCTCTATGGGCTCTTCCTCTACATCGCTCTCACATCTATTGATGGCAATCAAATGTGCGACCGCATGGCTCTGCTACTCAAAGAACAA ACGTCCTACCCTCCGGCTCATTACATCCGCAAGGTGCCGCAGAGGAAGATCCATTACTTCACTTTCCTTCAGATGGTGCAGCTGCTTTTTCTGTGTGCGTTTGGGATGTACCCTCTCCCGTATATGAAGATGATCTTTCCTCTGCTCATGTTTATCCTCATACCCATCAG GAACTATCTACTGCCCAGGATCATCGATGCTAAGTACCTGGACATTATGGATGCACAGCGCATGTAA
- the slc4a11 gene encoding solute carrier family 4 member 11 isoform X4: MKSDEDGKDMRGVTVNRFAEEAPSSGMAKNGYFYQEMEQREREEHEEGSEEREEGQDSPIPSGDDIHLYGNQTHQGGTESDVHGCVLLNTSRRYVKLMNFEEEVRAHRDLDGFLERASILLHEDEASLDDVLKTMLLHVSQDPHTAEPSCNFEEIMSSLFTDAGSQEVNDRSANFIFYDNVHLLSETLQCVTATATGIQYQQSWLCILCNVKNLQRRHVCISRLDRPQNWGENCAEVRYVILILAPSKMKSTKTAMELGRTFASMFSDISFRQKLLESKTQEEFKEALLIQRYHLTAAKRKTTAVEGEETDPHSQKPLKCRDFFRVGRGIYEDLCRRLPLYPSDFTDGLVGNNKALVKFMTTSIFLYIAVLLPAIAFGSLNDESTRGEIDVQKTIIGQSIGGIIYSLCAGSPLVIPLTTAPIAIFISVIRGICDDYELDFAAFYACIGLWNSLFLIMGGVFNLSLLVKLFKRSIEEVIALFISIAFVADAVKGTVKIFHEFYHAPTLANGSAAELNRISGSLHLGEPNMTETGPVTLPESFILCTRARPLLFLLLMLGTLWVGYTLYQFRRSPFLHVKMREILSDCALPISVLVFSYVGSYVFNDIALPVFNFHEGPVFQIAPLDKLSGASVLSAMGLGFLLFLLIFIDQNIVVSLTNAPENRLLKGTAYHWDLTLSGLINILMSVLGLPWMHAAFPHSTLHVRQLAIVEERVEGGHLYETIVSVKETRVTSLVANILIGVSLFLLPVPLQWIPKPVLYGLFLYIALTSIDGNQMCDRMALLLKEQTSYPPAHYIRKVPQRKIHYFTFLQMVQLLFLCAFGMYPLPYMKMIFPLLMFILIPIRNYLLPRIIDAKYLDIMDAQRM, translated from the exons AATCTGATGTCCACGGCTGTGTGCTGCTTAACACGTCTCGAAGG TATGTGAAGCTGATGAACTTCGAGGAGGAAGTGCGAGCTCACAGGGATCTGGATGGGTTTCTGGAGAGGGCAAGTATTCTGCTGCACGAGGACGAGGCCTCTCTAGACGACGTGTTAAAGACGATGCTCCTCCACGTCTCGCAGGACCCTCACACCGCTGAGCCCAGCTGCAACTTCGAGGAGATCATGAGCTCCCTCTTCACAGACGCAGGGTCACAGGAAGTCaatg ACAGGTCGGCGAATTTCATTTTCTATGACAACG TGCATCTATTGTCAGAGACGCTGCAGTGTGTGACGGCCACAGCCACAGGGATCCAGTACCAGCAGTCTTGGCTTTGTATCCT CTGTAATGTGAAGAACCTGCAGAGGCGGCACGTGTGTATATCACGCCTGGATCGTCCACAGAACTGGGGGGAAAACTGTGCAGAAGTTCGCTATGTTATCCTTATTCTGGCACCTTCAAAGatg AAAAGCACTAAGACGGCGATGGAGCTGGGCAGGACGTTCGCCAGCATGTTCTCAGACATCTCCTTCAGACAGAAGCTGCTAGAGAGTAAAACCCAAGAGGAGTTCAAAGAGGCACTGCTCATCCAGAGGTACCACCTGACCGCTGCCAAGCGTAAAACCACGGCTGTGGAGGGCGAAGAGACAGACCCACACAGTCAAAAACCACTGAAG TGTAGAGATTTTTTCAGAGTGGGCAGAGGAATCTATGAGGATCTGTGTCGCCGACTGCCTCTCTACCCGTCTGACTTCACTGATG gattaGTGGGTAATAACAAAGCCCTGGTCAAGTTCATGACGACGTCCATCTTCCTCTACATCGCTGTGCTGCTTCCCGCCATTGCTTTTGGCTCACTCAATGACGAGAGCACTCGGGGCGAGATTG AtgttcagaagacaatcatcGGGCAGAGTATAGGTGGAATCATCTACTCATTGTGTGCTGGCTCTCCTCTCGTCATTCCACTGACCACGGCGCCCATCGCTATTTTCATCAGCG TGATTAGGGGGATCTGTGATGATTATGAGCTGGACTTTGCAGCATTTTATGCATGTATCGGCCTATGGAACAGCCTCTTCCTCATCATGGGAGGAGTCTTCAACCTTAGCCTGCTTGTTAAGCTTTTCAagag GTCTATAGAGGAGGTGATAGCTTTGTTCATTTCCATTGCTTTTGTAGCAGATGCAGTTAAGGGCACCGTCAAGA TCTTTCATGAGTTCTACCATGCTCCCACTTTGGCCAATGGGAGTGCGGCGGAGCTGAATCGCATCAGTGGAAGTTTACATTTAGGGGAACCGAACATGACAGAGACGGGGCCCGTGACTCTCCCAGAATCCTTCATCCTGTGCACGCGGGCACGGCCTCTTCTCTTTCTACTCCTCATGCTGGGCACACTGTGGGTGGGATACACACTCTACCAGTTCAGGAGGAG TCCGTTTCTGCATGTGAAGATGAGAGAGATTCTGTCCGACTGTGCTCTGCCTATCTCAGTGCTTGTCTTCTCATATGTGGGATCATACGTCTTCAACGACATTGCCT TGCCGGTGTTTAACTTCCATGAAGGTCCGGTGTTTCAGATAGCCCCACTGGATAAGCTGAGCGGAGCGAGTGTTCTGAGCGCAATGGGTCTGGGCTTCCTCCTGTTTCTCCTCATCTTCATCGACCAGAACATCGTTGTTTCTCTCACAAATGCACCTGAAAACAG GTTACTGAAGGGCACGGCGTATCACTGGGACCTGACTCTGTCTGGCTTGATTAATATTTTGATGTCTGTGCTGGGCTTGCCGTGGATGCATGCTGCGTTCCCGCACTCCACTCTGCACGTCAGACAGCTAGCCATCGTGGAGGAAAGGGTGGAGGGAGGACACCTCTACGAGAC taTAGTGAGTGTGAAGGAGACGCGGGTGACCTCGCTTGTGGCTAACATCCTGATAGGTGTAAGCTTGTTTCTGCTGCCAGTGCCCCTGCAGTGGATTCCTAAGCCTGTGCTCTATGGGCTCTTCCTCTACATCGCTCTCACATCTATTGATGGCAATCAAATGTGCGACCGCATGGCTCTGCTACTCAAAGAACAA ACGTCCTACCCTCCGGCTCATTACATCCGCAAGGTGCCGCAGAGGAAGATCCATTACTTCACTTTCCTTCAGATGGTGCAGCTGCTTTTTCTGTGTGCGTTTGGGATGTACCCTCTCCCGTATATGAAGATGATCTTTCCTCTGCTCATGTTTATCCTCATACCCATCAG GAACTATCTACTGCCCAGGATCATCGATGCTAAGTACCTGGACATTATGGATGCACAGCGCATGTAA
- the slc4a11 gene encoding solute carrier family 4 member 11 isoform X6, whose product MKSDEDGKDMRGVTVNRFAEEAPSSGMAKNGYFYQEMEQREREEHEEGSEEREEGQDSPIPSGDDIHLYGNQTHQGGTESDVHGCVLLNTSRRYVKLMNFEEEVRAHRDLDGFLERASILLHEDEASLDDVLKTMLLHVSQDPHTAEPSCNFEEIMSSLFTDAGSQEVNVHLLSETLQCVTATATGIQYQQSWLCILCNVKNLQRRHVCISRLDRPQNWGENCAEVRYVILILAPSKMKSTKTAMELGRTFASMFSDISFRQKLLESKTQEEFKEALLIQRYHLTAAKRKTTAVEGEETDPHSQKPLKCRDFFRVGRGIYEDLCRRLPLYPSDFTDGLVGNNKALVKFMTTSIFLYIAVLLPAIAFGSLNDESTRGEIDVQKTIIGQSIGGIIYSLCAGSPLVIPLTTAPIAIFISVIRGICDDYELDFAAFYACIGLWNSLFLIMGGVFNLSLLVKLFKRSIEEVIALFISIAFVADAVKGTVKIFHEFYHAPTLANGSAAELNRISGSLHLGEPNMTETGPVTLPESFILCTRARPLLFLLLMLGTLWVGYTLYQFRRSPFLHVKMREILSDCALPISVLVFSYVGSYVFNDIALPVFNFHEGPVFQIAPLDKLSGASVLSAMGLGFLLFLLIFIDQNIVVSLTNAPENRLLKGTAYHWDLTLSGLINILMSVLGLPWMHAAFPHSTLHVRQLAIVEERVEGGHLYETIVSVKETRVTSLVANILIGVSLFLLPVPLQWIPKPVLYGLFLYIALTSIDGNQMCDRMALLLKEQTSYPPAHYIRKVPQRKIHYFTFLQMVQLLFLCAFGMYPLPYMKMIFPLLMFILIPIRNYLLPRIIDAKYLDIMDAQRM is encoded by the exons AATCTGATGTCCACGGCTGTGTGCTGCTTAACACGTCTCGAAGG TATGTGAAGCTGATGAACTTCGAGGAGGAAGTGCGAGCTCACAGGGATCTGGATGGGTTTCTGGAGAGGGCAAGTATTCTGCTGCACGAGGACGAGGCCTCTCTAGACGACGTGTTAAAGACGATGCTCCTCCACGTCTCGCAGGACCCTCACACCGCTGAGCCCAGCTGCAACTTCGAGGAGATCATGAGCTCCCTCTTCACAGACGCAGGGTCACAGGAAGTCaatg TGCATCTATTGTCAGAGACGCTGCAGTGTGTGACGGCCACAGCCACAGGGATCCAGTACCAGCAGTCTTGGCTTTGTATCCT CTGTAATGTGAAGAACCTGCAGAGGCGGCACGTGTGTATATCACGCCTGGATCGTCCACAGAACTGGGGGGAAAACTGTGCAGAAGTTCGCTATGTTATCCTTATTCTGGCACCTTCAAAGatg AAAAGCACTAAGACGGCGATGGAGCTGGGCAGGACGTTCGCCAGCATGTTCTCAGACATCTCCTTCAGACAGAAGCTGCTAGAGAGTAAAACCCAAGAGGAGTTCAAAGAGGCACTGCTCATCCAGAGGTACCACCTGACCGCTGCCAAGCGTAAAACCACGGCTGTGGAGGGCGAAGAGACAGACCCACACAGTCAAAAACCACTGAAG TGTAGAGATTTTTTCAGAGTGGGCAGAGGAATCTATGAGGATCTGTGTCGCCGACTGCCTCTCTACCCGTCTGACTTCACTGATG gattaGTGGGTAATAACAAAGCCCTGGTCAAGTTCATGACGACGTCCATCTTCCTCTACATCGCTGTGCTGCTTCCCGCCATTGCTTTTGGCTCACTCAATGACGAGAGCACTCGGGGCGAGATTG AtgttcagaagacaatcatcGGGCAGAGTATAGGTGGAATCATCTACTCATTGTGTGCTGGCTCTCCTCTCGTCATTCCACTGACCACGGCGCCCATCGCTATTTTCATCAGCG TGATTAGGGGGATCTGTGATGATTATGAGCTGGACTTTGCAGCATTTTATGCATGTATCGGCCTATGGAACAGCCTCTTCCTCATCATGGGAGGAGTCTTCAACCTTAGCCTGCTTGTTAAGCTTTTCAagag GTCTATAGAGGAGGTGATAGCTTTGTTCATTTCCATTGCTTTTGTAGCAGATGCAGTTAAGGGCACCGTCAAGA TCTTTCATGAGTTCTACCATGCTCCCACTTTGGCCAATGGGAGTGCGGCGGAGCTGAATCGCATCAGTGGAAGTTTACATTTAGGGGAACCGAACATGACAGAGACGGGGCCCGTGACTCTCCCAGAATCCTTCATCCTGTGCACGCGGGCACGGCCTCTTCTCTTTCTACTCCTCATGCTGGGCACACTGTGGGTGGGATACACACTCTACCAGTTCAGGAGGAG TCCGTTTCTGCATGTGAAGATGAGAGAGATTCTGTCCGACTGTGCTCTGCCTATCTCAGTGCTTGTCTTCTCATATGTGGGATCATACGTCTTCAACGACATTGCCT TGCCGGTGTTTAACTTCCATGAAGGTCCGGTGTTTCAGATAGCCCCACTGGATAAGCTGAGCGGAGCGAGTGTTCTGAGCGCAATGGGTCTGGGCTTCCTCCTGTTTCTCCTCATCTTCATCGACCAGAACATCGTTGTTTCTCTCACAAATGCACCTGAAAACAG GTTACTGAAGGGCACGGCGTATCACTGGGACCTGACTCTGTCTGGCTTGATTAATATTTTGATGTCTGTGCTGGGCTTGCCGTGGATGCATGCTGCGTTCCCGCACTCCACTCTGCACGTCAGACAGCTAGCCATCGTGGAGGAAAGGGTGGAGGGAGGACACCTCTACGAGAC taTAGTGAGTGTGAAGGAGACGCGGGTGACCTCGCTTGTGGCTAACATCCTGATAGGTGTAAGCTTGTTTCTGCTGCCAGTGCCCCTGCAGTGGATTCCTAAGCCTGTGCTCTATGGGCTCTTCCTCTACATCGCTCTCACATCTATTGATGGCAATCAAATGTGCGACCGCATGGCTCTGCTACTCAAAGAACAA ACGTCCTACCCTCCGGCTCATTACATCCGCAAGGTGCCGCAGAGGAAGATCCATTACTTCACTTTCCTTCAGATGGTGCAGCTGCTTTTTCTGTGTGCGTTTGGGATGTACCCTCTCCCGTATATGAAGATGATCTTTCCTCTGCTCATGTTTATCCTCATACCCATCAG GAACTATCTACTGCCCAGGATCATCGATGCTAAGTACCTGGACATTATGGATGCACAGCGCATGTAA